One window of Pyrus communis chromosome 12, drPyrComm1.1, whole genome shotgun sequence genomic DNA carries:
- the LOC137711565 gene encoding ferric reduction oxidase 8, mitochondrial has protein sequence MAKSTLLFVLKALMALIFAAWISLWLLKPTQLWTEKWKGAEDAARNTVFGYYGLNFAVYTFPPIALAIIGSLYLNLTPKEPIRRKGRGLIAACFSNPLVVNALVGVLSTLEILAVFLFLLFLAWSFYARISNDFKNLKPSKSIVLNSWQLKYLRVATRFGLLAEGCLAFLLFPILRGLALFRVLGIQFEASIKYHTWLGTAMLFFATFHGASTLFIWGVSHYIQEEIWKWQDTGRIYIAGEICLVVGLVIWVTSLPQIRRKKFEIFYYTHHLYMVFLVLFLFHAGDRHFYAVFPGIFLFGLDKLLRIIQSRPETCILSAQIFPSSAIELILPKDQGLKYTPTSVIFVKVPSISKYQWHSFSIISSSSVDKNTMSILIKSEGSWTSSLSNMIQTRQESDNDQLKYIPIAVEGPYGPVSMDFLRYDSLMLVAGGIGITPFLSILQELASFENTSTHKFLPRIQLIYAVKKSEDICLLNSISTLIFNQPSEKCRLKVKIFVTQEQYGTTVRELLNEFSQVKTVHFGTKFLNYSINGLESPVWMAAITGISSILFLIFLIIFNHIFIPSQKMASKATKEKTPSSIADLLIISSFIVTITGSIFVALIVRRRRIQKLIPPILQKQGKDLEKSSIQASDAALEEHEIHFGGRPNFQDIFAKFSDETGGSDIGVMVCGPETMKESVATECQQKLGSNKKHKASFSFHSLNFTL, from the exons ATGGCAAAGTCCACTCTTCTGTTTGTTCTTAAGGCACTCATGGCTTTGATATTTGCAGCTTGGATTTCTCTTTGGCTTCTGAAACCAACACAGCTCTGGACTGAAAAATGGAAGGGAGCTGAAGATGCAGCAAGAAATACAGTGTTTGGATATTATG GTCTTAATTTTGCTGTGTATACATTCCCTCCTATTGCCTTGGCGATTATTGGATCTCTCTACTTGAATTTGACGCCCAAGGAGCCAATAAGGAG aaaaggaaGGGGATTGATTGCTGCATGTTTCTCAAATCCATTGGTGGTGAATGCTCTTGTTGGTGTTTTATCCACTCTAGAAATTCTAGCAgtgttcctcttcctcctcttcttagCTTGGAGTTTTTACGCCCGAATCTCTAATGATTTCAAGAACTTGAAGCCCTCAAAATCGATAGTGCTGAATTC ATGGCAACTCAAGTACTTAAGGGTGGCAACTCGGTTCGGTTTGCTAGCAGAAGGCTGTCTGGCTTTTCTTCTCTTCCCTATCTTAAGAGGGCTGGCCTTATTCCGGGTTCTCGGCATCCAGTTTGAAGCTTCAATCAAATATCATACATGGCTTGGCACTGCAATGCTATTTTTTGCCACTTTCCATGGTGCAAGCACTTTGTTCATTTGGGGTGTCAGCCACTATATTCAAGAGGAG ATATGGAAATGGCAGGACACCGGGCGGATATACATTGCTGGGGAGATCTGTCTAGTTGTAGGGTTAGTAATTTGGGTCACATCACTTCCTCAAATAAGGAGAAAAAAGTTCGAGATATTTTACTACACACACCATCTCTACATGGTTTTCCTAGTGCTCTTCTTGTTTCATGCTGGAGATCGTCACTTCTACGCAGTTTTCCCTGGAATTTTTCTGTTTGGCCTTGACAAGCTGCTTCGAATCATACAATCCAGACCCGAAACTTGTATCCTATCTGCCCAAATTTTCCCCTCCAGCGCTATCGAGCTTATTCTACCAAAAGATCAAG GGCTCAAGTATACACCAACAAGTGTTATATTTGTGAAGGTACCAAGCATATCCAAATATCAGTGGCACTCATTCAGCATTATCTCCAGCTCTAGTGTCGATAAGAACACAATGTCGATTTTAATCAAATCCGAAGGATCGTGGACTAGTTCTCTCTCAAATATGATCCAAACTAGGCAAGAGTCGGATAACGATCAGCTGAAGTACATACCTATCGCAGTAGAAGGCCCTTATGGACCTGTCTCTATGGACTTCCTAAG ATATGACAGCCTAATGCTTGTTGCTGGAGGAATTGGGATAACCCCATTTCTGAGCATCTTACAAGAGCTTGCTTCGTTTGAAAACACCAGCACACACAAATTCCTGCCAAGAATACAACTTATATATGCTGTGAAGAAGTCCGAAGACATTTGTCTATTGAACTCGATCTCAACCCTAATCTTTAACCAGCCATCTGAAAAATGCCGTCTGAAAGTTAAAATATTTGTGACACAAGAGCAGTATGGTACAACAGTAAGAGAACTACTCAACGAGTTTTCGCAAGTGAAAACGGTACACTTTGGTACAAAGTTCTTGAATTATTCGATCAATGGACTCGAAAGCCCAGTTTGGATGGCTGCCATAACCGGAATCTCTTCCATCCTGTTTCTGAtctttcttatcattttcaacCACATTTTTATTCCCTCACAAAAAATGGCCTCCAAAGCAACGAAAGAAAAGACTCCGTCTTCAATTGCAGATCTGCTTATCATATCTTCTTTCATTGTAACAATAACAGGCAGCATTTTTGTTGCACTTATTGTAAGACGGAGAAGGATACAGAAATTGATTCCTCCGATTCTCCAAAAACAAGGGAAAGACTTGGAAAAAAGCTCAATACAAGCAAGTGATGCTGCTCTTGAGGAACACGAAATCCATTTTGGAGGCAGGCCTAACTTTCAAG ATATCTTTGCAAAGTTCTCAGATGAGACGGGTGGATCTGATATCGGAGTGATGGTGTGTGGACCGGAGACTATGAAAGAATCAGTGGCAACAGAATGCCAGCAGAAGTTGGGTTCTAATAAGAAGCACAAAGCCAGTTTCAGCTTCCACTCCCTCAATTTCACACTTTAG